One genomic region from Neisseria weaveri encodes:
- the purN gene encoding phosphoribosylglycinamide formyltransferase — protein MKNIVILISGRGSNMQAIVNAAVPNANIAAVLSNDENAAGLAWAAECGIQTDSLNHKNFANRLDFDRAMMEKIDAYQPDLVVLAGFMRILTPEFCRHYENRLINIHPSLLPSFTGLHTHQRAIEAGCRLAGCTIHFVTAELDCGPVIAQGAVPVFDNDTADTLAARVLKVEHTLFPQAVADFVAGRLKIEGNRVLNTERQPENVQLLN, from the coding sequence ATGAAAAACATCGTTATCCTCATCTCAGGCCGCGGCAGCAATATGCAGGCCATCGTCAATGCCGCCGTTCCGAACGCCAACATTGCCGCCGTGTTAAGCAACGACGAAAACGCAGCCGGACTGGCATGGGCTGCCGAGTGCGGCATCCAAACCGACAGCCTCAACCATAAAAACTTCGCCAACCGCTTGGACTTCGACCGCGCCATGATGGAAAAAATCGATGCCTATCAGCCCGATTTAGTGGTATTGGCCGGATTTATGCGTATCCTCACCCCCGAATTCTGCCGCCATTACGAAAACCGCCTCATCAACATCCACCCCTCTTTACTGCCCTCGTTTACAGGTCTGCACACCCACCAAAGAGCCATTGAAGCAGGCTGCCGCTTAGCCGGCTGCACGATTCATTTCGTAACGGCAGAGTTAGATTGCGGACCGGTGATTGCACAAGGTGCCGTTCCCGTTTTCGACAACGACACCGCCGACACCCTTGCCGCACGGGTATTGAAAGTTGAGCACACACTCTTCCCGCAAGCCGTGGCAGATTTTGTAGCAGGCCGTCTGAAAATCGAAGGTAACCGCGTACTCAACACCGAACGCCAGCCCGAAAACGTCCAACTGCTTAACTAA
- a CDS encoding DUF3108 domain-containing protein: MKPTHIILSGTLAVLLASTAFSAELPQSAELNYSGSYGIPATMTFTKSGNSYKVVANIKVPLYRIRFESGGTIAGNTLKPSYYKDIRGGKTYAEAKFSGNSVTYGKAGSPKTENASGTTMDLFTLAWHLAANEGKLPSGLKITNGKKLYPVSGMKKTGSGEYKFSGGNTPVNHYRVHRGDSTINYSFAPALNNIPAQISYTDDGKTYNLKLTGIKINGQTVQP, from the coding sequence ATGAAACCGACACACATCATCCTATCCGGCACACTGGCTGTCCTTCTGGCAAGCACCGCCTTTTCGGCGGAGCTGCCGCAATCAGCCGAACTCAATTACTCAGGCAGTTACGGCATTCCCGCCACCATGACGTTTACCAAAAGCGGCAACAGCTACAAAGTCGTTGCCAACATCAAAGTGCCTCTATATCGGATCCGTTTCGAATCCGGCGGCACCATAGCCGGCAATACGCTGAAACCGTCCTACTATAAAGACATCCGTGGCGGAAAAACCTATGCCGAAGCCAAGTTCAGCGGCAACAGCGTAACCTACGGCAAAGCCGGTTCGCCCAAAACCGAAAACGCTTCAGGCACCACCATGGATCTGTTTACCTTGGCATGGCATTTGGCCGCCAACGAAGGCAAACTGCCCTCCGGCCTGAAAATCACCAACGGCAAAAAACTGTATCCGGTCAGCGGCATGAAAAAAACCGGCAGTGGCGAATATAAATTCAGCGGCGGCAACACGCCCGTCAACCACTACCGCGTCCACCGCGGCGACAGCACCATCAACTACTCGTTCGCTCCGGCTTTGAACAACATTCCTGCTCAAATCAGCTATACCGACGACGGCAAAACCTACAACCTGAAACTGACCGGCATCAAAATCAACGGCCAAACGGTTCAACCTTAA